A genomic segment from Myxosarcina sp. GI1 encodes:
- a CDS encoding sirohydrochlorin chelatase, with product MTSTSAYLLVFHGSRDSGSLLAASQLAGLILKQLELKIILAQRSNLSPQLSSKAARIVTINSSDFTPLVDIAALELASLPLHQNIVRFAKIACQQGYKQIKLLPLFLGAGVHVREDIPLEIDKAKQIIAEAIPIELSTYLGNYSAMSRLLANKFRQLSGEERILLAHGSRSKNSNSSIQSLATQLQAEAAYWSVTPHLSDRIWSSVARGKLKIAILPYFLFAGKIFEAISTEVERLRTLFPQATLILGEPLGATSELAALIVEEMTQ from the coding sequence TTGACTTCGACTTCTGCTTACTTATTGGTATTTCACGGTAGCCGCGATTCTGGTTCGCTCTTGGCGGCTTCTCAATTAGCTGGATTAATTCTCAAGCAATTAGAATTAAAAATTATCTTAGCTCAGAGAAGCAATTTATCACCACAGTTATCTTCAAAAGCCGCTCGAATTGTAACTATCAATTCGAGTGATTTCACACCTCTAGTAGATATTGCCGCTCTGGAATTAGCTAGTCTACCCCTACATCAAAACATTGTTAGATTTGCTAAAATAGCTTGCCAGCAAGGCTACAAACAAATAAAACTTTTGCCTTTATTTTTAGGAGCAGGCGTTCATGTTAGAGAAGATATTCCCTTAGAGATAGATAAAGCCAAACAAATTATTGCTGAAGCAATACCAATTGAATTATCCACATATTTAGGTAATTATTCGGCAATGTCGCGTTTGTTAGCTAATAAATTCAGGCAGTTATCTGGGGAAGAACGAATTTTACTGGCTCATGGCAGTCGCTCTAAGAATAGTAATAGCTCAATTCAAAGTCTGGCGACTCAACTACAAGCGGAGGCAGCATATTGGTCTGTTACACCCCACTTGAGCGATCGCATTTGGAGTTCGGTCGCCAGAGGCAAACTAAAAATTGCCATCTTGCCGTACTTTTTGTTTGCAGGAAAAATATTTGAGGCGATTTCTACAGAAGTAGAACGGTTACGCACTCTTTTTCCCCAAGCAACTTTAATTCTGGGAGAGCCCTTGGGAGCAACATCAGAATTAGCTGCTCTAATCGTAGAGGAGATGACCCAATGA
- the cobA gene encoding uroporphyrinogen-III C-methyltransferase: protein MNQKKSYPGKVYLVGAGPGDPGLMTVKGKTLLEHADVVVYDALVSPAILQTISPRAEKINAGKRRGRHSKLQSETTELLIEKAKTNAVIVRLKGGDPFVFGRGGEEMIDLVRSGIAVEVVPGITSGIAAPAYAGIPVTHRLYNSSVTFVTGHETTEKYRPQVNWQAIAMGSETIVIYMGVHHLSKIIPQLVAGGMSLDTPIAMIRWGTRPEQTQLVGTLETIVAQMTAEKFEAPAIAIIGKVVNVPSLIAPYL from the coding sequence ATGAATCAAAAAAAATCTTATCCTGGCAAGGTTTATTTAGTAGGAGCGGGTCCTGGAGATCCTGGTTTGATGACTGTTAAGGGCAAAACTCTGTTAGAACATGCCGATGTAGTTGTTTACGATGCTTTGGTAAGTCCAGCAATTTTACAAACGATTTCTCCTCGAGCGGAAAAAATTAATGCTGGCAAACGTCGGGGTCGTCATTCCAAACTTCAGTCTGAAACTACCGAACTACTCATAGAAAAGGCAAAAACTAATGCAGTTATCGTCAGACTAAAAGGGGGAGATCCATTTGTGTTTGGGCGTGGTGGCGAAGAAATGATAGACCTAGTAAGGTCTGGAATTGCAGTAGAGGTGGTTCCAGGGATTACTTCTGGTATTGCCGCTCCTGCCTATGCAGGAATTCCCGTAACTCATCGGCTATACAATTCTTCGGTTACTTTTGTAACGGGACACGAAACTACAGAAAAATATCGCCCACAAGTAAACTGGCAGGCGATCGCCATGGGTTCGGAAACTATTGTAATTTATATGGGAGTGCATCATCTATCTAAAATTATTCCGCAATTAGTAGCTGGCGGCATGAGTTTAGATACTCCTATAGCTATGATTCGTTGGGGAACTCGTCCAGAGCAAACACAATTAGTTGGTACTTTAGAAACAATTGTCGCTCAAATGACAGCAGAAAAATTTGAAGCTCCTGCAATTGCTATTATTGGCAAAGTTGTTAACGTGCCTTCTTTAATCGCACCATATTTATAA
- the psbV gene encoding photosystem II cytochrome c-550: MLKRLLFAVVATIFFVIQFNINSANAVELDKEIRTVKLNEQGDEIVLTNKQVKEGQDLFVSSCTYCHKAGNTKTNPNINLGADALANAEPPRDNIQGIVDYLKHPTTYDGEQDIFEFHPNTTRSDLYPIMRNLTDEDLEAIAGHILIQPDVRGEAWGGGKAYF, from the coding sequence ATGTTGAAGCGATTATTATTTGCTGTTGTAGCAACCATATTTTTTGTCATTCAATTTAACATCAATAGTGCCAATGCTGTCGAATTAGACAAAGAAATACGCACGGTCAAACTAAACGAACAGGGTGACGAAATAGTTCTTACTAATAAACAGGTCAAGGAAGGTCAAGATTTGTTTGTTAGTAGCTGTACTTACTGTCATAAAGCGGGAAACACCAAAACTAATCCCAACATCAACTTGGGAGCGGATGCTTTGGCTAATGCCGAACCACCGAGAGACAATATTCAAGGTATTGTAGATTATTTAAAACATCCTACTACTTATGACGGAGAACAAGATATTTTTGAATTTCATCCTAATACTACTCGCTCCGACCTTTACCCCATTATGCGTAACCTCACCGACGAAGATTTAGAAGCGATCGCAGGACATATTCTGATTCAGCCAGATGTTCGAGGTGAAGCCTGGGGAGGTGGAAAAGCCTACTTCTAA
- the hemH gene encoding ferrochelatase yields MGRVGVLLLNLGGPDKIKDVRPFLYNLFSDPEIIRLPVKALQKPLAWLISTLRAKKSQANYLDIGGGSPLRKITEAQGQALEAKLKELGREAKIYIGMRYWHPFTEEAISRIKDDGIEKLVVLPLYPQFSISTSGSSFRLLEEMWATDKALQQIEYTVITSWYDLPGYLQAMADLIAGELDKFDRPNDVHIFFSAHGVPVSYVEEAGDPYQQEIEECARLIVQTLNRPNEHTLAYQSRVGPVEWLKPYTEEALQELGDRGVEDLLVVPISFVSEHIETLQEIDIEYREIAEEAGITNFQRVPALNVHPGFINSLANLVIESLNSSSQTFAEIIHPAKNMKMYPQEKWQWGMTTAAEVWNGRLAMLGFMALIIELISGNGPLHLVGIL; encoded by the coding sequence ATGGGTCGTGTTGGAGTTTTACTACTCAATCTTGGCGGACCCGATAAAATTAAAGATGTCCGTCCTTTCTTGTACAATCTGTTTTCCGATCCGGAAATAATTCGGCTGCCAGTAAAAGCTCTACAAAAGCCTTTAGCATGGCTAATTTCTACTTTGAGAGCCAAAAAATCTCAGGCAAATTATTTGGATATTGGCGGTGGTTCACCTTTAAGAAAGATCACAGAAGCTCAAGGACAAGCTTTAGAAGCCAAACTTAAAGAACTAGGTAGAGAAGCCAAAATTTACATTGGCATGCGCTACTGGCATCCATTTACCGAAGAAGCAATTTCACGTATTAAAGATGACGGAATTGAGAAACTAGTTGTATTACCTCTATATCCTCAATTCTCAATCAGCACGAGTGGCTCTAGCTTTCGCCTATTAGAAGAGATGTGGGCAACTGACAAAGCCTTACAGCAGATTGAATACACGGTGATTACTTCCTGGTACGATCTTCCTGGTTATTTACAGGCAATGGCAGATTTAATTGCTGGAGAATTGGATAAATTCGATCGCCCTAATGACGTGCATATCTTTTTTAGCGCCCATGGAGTTCCCGTTAGTTATGTGGAAGAAGCAGGAGATCCCTATCAGCAAGAAATTGAAGAATGCGCTCGTTTAATCGTGCAGACTCTCAATCGCCCCAACGAACATACTTTAGCCTATCAAAGCCGAGTTGGTCCCGTAGAATGGCTTAAGCCCTACACGGAAGAAGCTTTGCAAGAACTAGGCGATCGAGGTGTTGAAGATTTACTAGTAGTACCAATTAGTTTCGTTTCCGAACACATAGAAACTTTACAAGAAATCGATATTGAATATCGAGAAATAGCGGAAGAAGCAGGAATTACCAACTTTCAGCGCGTTCCGGCATTAAACGTCCATCCTGGCTTTATTAATTCTCTTGCCAACTTGGTTATTGAATCATTAAATTCTTCCTCGCAAACTTTTGCCGAAATTATTCATCCTGCCAAAAACATGAAAATGTACCCTCAAGAAAAATGGCAGTGGGGTATGACTACTGCGGCTGAAGTTTGGAACGGACGTTTGGCGATGCTGGGATTTATGGCTTTAATTATCGAATTGATTAGCGGTAATGGACCTTTGCATTTGGTAGGTATACTTTAA
- a CDS encoding YqeG family HAD IIIA-type phosphatase: protein MYSIVFKTNLLQPDLILSGTIVELNPQVFQDNQIKGLILDVDETLVSYQNHTVSADLQQWIAEVRQMVPIWLVSNNISEGRIGNIARSLELPYISGARKPSRRKLRQAAREMDLPVERVAMIGDRLFTDVLAGNRLGMFTILVSPMSSLTSLSHNFSIHNLEAWLSQLLGVSLAATQHNSNKINP from the coding sequence ATATATTCGATCGTGTTTAAAACAAATTTGTTACAGCCTGATTTAATTCTTAGTGGAACGATTGTCGAGCTAAATCCTCAAGTTTTTCAAGACAATCAAATTAAAGGTTTAATTTTAGATGTGGATGAAACTTTGGTTTCCTATCAAAATCATACAGTTTCTGCCGATTTACAGCAGTGGATAGCCGAAGTCAGACAAATGGTACCTATCTGGCTAGTAAGTAACAATATCAGTGAAGGTCGTATCGGTAATATTGCTCGCTCGCTAGAACTTCCATATATTTCGGGCGCGCGAAAACCTTCTCGACGCAAACTAAGACAAGCCGCAAGGGAGATGGACTTGCCTGTAGAAAGAGTGGCAATGATTGGCGATCGCTTGTTTACCGATGTGCTTGCGGGCAATCGTTTGGGAATGTTTACTATTTTAGTTAGTCCGATGAGTAGTTTGACATCTCTGTCTCACAACTTTTCAATTCACAATTTGGAAGCCTGGCTTTCACAACTGTTAGGAGTATCTCTAGCAGCTACGCAACATAACTCAAACAAAATTAATCCTTAA